In one window of Arachis ipaensis cultivar K30076 chromosome B06, Araip1.1, whole genome shotgun sequence DNA:
- the LOC107647409 gene encoding protein FAR1-RELATED SEQUENCE 5-like translates to MAGIAGGYSSLGFTKKDAYNYMDRSKRAKVVDGDMNAAIVYLEGKAAADPMSMARYNLTDEGMLGNMLWADGPSRVDFQHFGDVVAFDSTYKKNKYNRPLVIFLGSNNHKQTTIFGFGLVLDETISSYKWMLENLLEVMCGKLPSVVVTDGDESMIAAVREVLPRATHRLCAWHLQKNVTSNSNEQMFRDVFAKWLYADMEVEEFECEWAQVAEQHTILELVQNLELLVREYRNNELVAQFSSIYGIPVMMTRLDPIEQFAASVYTKVIFTQVKKEIESISIVNFVSKRRVSTTMVYTVEEYGFPGQNVVALYDRKRGRLVCRCGFWEKEGFPCRHMFFVMKHEHIKRIPESLILSRWRKDVKTVNEYIEKTGLEDERGFLLRHGALHAASQWMLFVG, encoded by the exons ATGGCTGGAATTGCGGGTGGTTATTCTTCTTTGGGTTTTACCAAGAAAGACGCATATAACTATATGGATCGGTCGAAGCGTGCAAAGGTGGTTGATGGAGACATGAACGCTGCTATAGTATACCTGGAAGGCAAGGCAGCTGCTGATCCCATGTCTATGGCCCGGTACAATTTGACTGATGAAGGTATGTTGGGAAACATGCTCTGGGCAGATGGTCCTAGCAGGGTTGATTTTCAACACTTTGGAGACGTAGTTGCATTCGATTCGACGTATAAGAAGAACAAGTACAATAGACCCCTTGTCATATTCTTAGGTTCAAACAATCACAAGCAAACAACAATTTTTGGTTTCGGTTTGGTTTTAGATGAGACAATCAGTTCATACAAGTGGATGTTGGAGAACTTGTTAGAAGTCATGTGTGGGAAGCTGCCCTCTGTAGTCGTTACCGATGGAGATGAATCAATGATTGCTGCAGTTAGGGAGGTGTTGCCCCGGGCAACCCATAGGTTGTGTGCATGGCATCTGCAGAAGAATGTGACCTCGAACAGCAACGAGCAGATGTTCCGTGATGTCTTTGCCAAGTGGTTGTATGCTGACATGGAGGTTGAAGAGTTTGAGTGTGAATGGGCACAGGTTGCTGAACA GCACACTATTCTAGAGCTTGTGCAAAACCTGGAGCTACTAGTACGGGAGTACCGGAACAATGAGCTGGTTGCACAGTTCAGTTCAATTTACGGTATTCCCGTTATGATGACCCGTCTTGATCCTATCGAACAGTTTGCTGCATCGGTGTACACGAAGGTCATATTCACACAAGTGAAGAAGGAGATTGAGTCTATCTCGATCGTTAACTTCGTAAGCAAACGAAGGGTCTCAACAACCATGGTGTACACGGTTGAGGAGTATGGATTCCCCGGGCAGAATGTGGTGGCATTGTACGATCGAAAAAGAGGTAGGTTGGTATGTCGATGTGGATTTTGGGAGAAAGAAGGTTTTCCTTGCAGGCATATGTTTTTTGTCATGAAGCACGAGCACATAAAAAGAATTCCCGAAAGCTTGATTTTGAGCCGATGGAGGAAGGATGTGAAGACAGTCAACGAATACATTGAGAAGACGGGACTAGAGGATGAGCGGGGTTTCTTGTTGAGACATGGAGCCCTGCATGCTGCTTCGCAGTGGATGTTGTTCGTCGGATAA
- the LOC107648405 gene encoding uncharacterized protein LOC107648405 produces MAVAVELTSKRKEFAGERGRCCAAVRCCSATATPCRRRSFHRGFSPPRGSLVYVAASVAGLIIELWITVLVVAGLPFEKGIIDAEIVVVLALRELMSPLLLLVLNPITLILSYVCF; encoded by the exons ATGGCCGTTGCCGTTGAGCTCACAAGTAAGAGAAAAGAGTTCGCAGGTGAGAGAGGAAGGTGTTGCGCCGCCGTTCGTTGCTGTTCAGCCACCGCCACGCCTTGTCGTCGCCGGAGTTTCCACCGCGGCTTCTCACCGCCGAGGGGAAGCCTTGTCTACGTTGCTGCCTCAGTCGCCG GCTTAATTATAGAATTATGGATTACTGTTTTAGTCGTTGCTGGTTTACCGTTCGAAAAAGGCATAATTGATGCTGAGATCGTTGTTGTTCTTGCTCTGAGAGAACTGATGTCACCATTGCTGCTGTTGGTTCTGAATCCTATTACATTGATTCTG AGCTATGTTTGCTTTTGA